The following is a genomic window from Chloroflexota bacterium.
ACATCTTATAATGCATGATTACGACTCTCCACTCGAAGAAAAACGCCCCGCAGGGCGTTCACTAGATCGCTCTGGTGGACCTGAGGGGAATCGAACCCCTGACCTCTTCCATGCCAAGGAAGCTACCCCGGGCAGGGGTTTTTCGCTGAGGCGGCCGTGCTCGTCCGGGATCCGCTGCCATGGAAGCCGCGCCGGGATTCCAGGCTGCGGGGGGAGTTTACGCCACCTTTTGCCTACCAGGCAAACCGTTGGCGTCGCGCGATTATGCGATCTCGACCGAGCAGGTGTCTCTATTGAGCGAGAGCCGCTGCCCCTGCGCGCGGCCCGATGCCAGTGTAGTGGAGCGCCGGCAATCAGGTCACCTCGCTCCAAGGCGTGCCACGCTGTACAGCACGGCAGCGACATACTCGATAGCGCGACGGCGATCGACCTCGCGAAGCTCCTGCAGCAGGTCGAATAGCCTTCCGCCACCCGTCGACCCTGTCCAGGGATGGCGCTCGGAGACTTGCCCGTAGGCGGTGCCCAGGGTGCGTCTACTGGCTGACTACTTGGTGTCCCGCGGCGGGTTCGGATCATTTCCGGGCGCGACGGTATCGGAGTCGCGGATCTTCCCGTCCTTCCCTTTGATGGTCAGCTCACCGCCACCGATGTTACCCAGGATCTCCCTGCCTCGCTGCATCGCCTGAACCTGGGTGTCGGTGTGCGCGCTGGCGCGCTTGCCGCCGGGCCTGACGACGTCCCAGCCTCCCCCGGGGCGGGCCTGCACGGTCCGCCGCTCAGGGCCTTTGGACTTCCCGCCAGTTCGGCCGCCCCCGCCACCCTTGCCGCTGCCGCCCTTACCCGCCATGAGTTGTCCTCCTAGCCTGTGACTCCCGCGGCGTGACGGTTCAGGCAGCCTCGCTGCCTGGGCCCCGTTCGGGGTACCTGCCGCGTCTTGAATCAGTTAGTCGTTCACGCGCCGCGGAATGCGAAACGAGCCAGAGGCCCCGGGGGAAGGCCGAGCCCTTCCCGTTTCGCCCCGTCTCCGCTGCCACTGGGCTAGGCGGGGCAGATCAGGTTGAAAGGGCATGGTGGGCAGTGCTCGAGGCTCTGCTTCGGTCGGAACCCGCCGGCCTCGATGGCGCGGATGAGCTCGGCCATCTTGCCGGTACGGTTCGAGATCACCCTTGCGGTCGGGTCTGCTGGCTGCTCCAGCCCGCTCAGCGGGTAATACAGTCGCACCTCGAAAGGCACCCCAGCGTGGTCCTGGTGGTGCAGCGCCGCGTAGAGGGCGAGGCGGTGATCGTCCTTGTGGGACTTGGCGGGCCGGCCGAAGTGGTAGCGGCGGTAGATGTGCTTGCCGTCGCGTACCTCCTCCTCATCGACGTTGACCTCCACGACCCGTTTGTCATCGAGCCGGAGCGCCGCGCGACGACGGATGGTGACCTGCAAGCCCGGCGCTAGGCGCTCGGAGAAGGCGCGCACGAGGCGCTCGGCGCGACGTCGGTACCCCCGCTCGTACCAGTGGCCCACCAGACCGCTGTCGTCCCAGTGCCCGGCCAGGTGCGCGAGCGCGGCCGCGACGTCCGGCGGAGAGCCGCCGGACGTTTGATTTGCCATCCACGAGAGGGTCGCATACACGGCGCGGTGGAAGAGGATGGAGCCGCGCTCCTCCCCGCGCAGCCCGTAGACATGCCCGTACTTGAACCGCTGGCCGCACGCCTCGTAGTCCTCGAGTGCACCGAACGGCACCTCGGCAGCGAGCACCCAGGGGTCACCTGACCGAGCGG
Proteins encoded in this region:
- a CDS encoding DUF2188 domain-containing protein, whose translation is MAGKGGSGKGGGGGRTGGKSKGPERRTVQARPGGGWDVVRPGGKRASAHTDTQVQAMQRGREILGNIGGGELTIKGKDGKIRDSDTVAPGNDPNPPRDTK